One window of the Megalops cyprinoides isolate fMegCyp1 chromosome 2, fMegCyp1.pri, whole genome shotgun sequence genome contains the following:
- the gpr52 gene encoding G-protein coupled receptor 52, with product MNQSELIELVPTFVPDANSSLGGPVSVSLNHSCPLGWGQNERAEACVLETAVIVLLTVLIITGNLTVIFVFHCAPLLHHYTTSYFIQTMAYADLLVGLSCLVPTLSLLHYPAGVQEPLTCQVFSYVISVLKSVSMACLACISVDRYLAITKPLSYNQLVTPCRLRCCIVLIWIYSCLVFLPSFFGWGKPGYHGDIFEWCARSWPTSALFTGFVVCLLYAPAALVVCFTYFHIFRICQQHNREISERRARFPSQEMEAGEGGHPTGHSPDRRYAMVLFRITSVFYMLWLPYIIYFLLESSHVLDSPALSFVTTWLAISNSFCNCVIYSLSNSVFRLGMRRLSQTLCSSCSFSACATVDKDFGDPKPRKRANSCSI from the coding sequence ATGAACCAGTCGGAATTGATTGAACTGGTGCCCACTTTTGTCCCAGATGCAAACAGCAGCCTAGGAGGTCCTGTCAGCGTGTCCCTGAACCACTCTTGTCCCCTGGGCTGGGGGCAGAACGAAAGGGCGGAGGCCTGCGTGTTGGAGACCGCGGTCATCGTGCTGCTGACCGTGCTGATCATCACAGGGAACCTGACCGTGATCTTCGTGTTCCACTGCGCGCCCCTGCTGCACCACTACACCACCAGCTACTTCATCCAGACCATGGCCTACGCTGACCTGCTGGTGGGCCTGAGCTGCCTGGTGCCCACGCTCTCCCTGCTGCACTACCCGGCAGGCGTGCAGGAGCCGCTCACCTGCCAGGTGTTCAGCTACGTCATCTCCGTGCTGAAGAGCGTCTCCATGGCCTGCCTGGCCTGCATCAGCGTGGACCGCTACCTGGCCATCACCAAGCCCCTCTCCTACAACCAGCTGGTGACGCCCTGCCGGCTGCGCTGCTGCATCGTCCTCATCTGGATCTACTCCTGCCTGGTCTTCCTGCCTTCCTTCTTCGGCTGGGGCAAGCCGGGCTACCACGGGGACATCTTCGAGTGGTGCGCCCGCTCCTGGCCCACCTCGGCCCTCTTCACGGGCTTCGTGGTGTGCCTGCTCTACGCGCCGGCCGCCCTGGTGGTCTGCTTCACCTACTTCCACATCTTCCGCATCTGCCAGCAGCACAACCGCGAGATCAGCGAGCGGAGGGCACGCTTCCCCAGCCAGGAGATGGAGGCCGGGGAGGGCGGGCACCCCACGGGACACAGCCCCGACCGCCGCTACGCCATGGTGCTCTTCCGCATCACCAGCGTCTTCTACATGCTCTGGCTCCCCTACATCATCTACTTCCTCCTGGAGAGCTCGCACGTGCTGGACAGCCCCGCCCTCTCCTTCGTCACCACTTGGCTGGCCATCAGCAACAGCTTCTGCAACTGCGTCATCTACAGCCTCTCCAACAGCGTGTTCCGGCTCGGCATGCGCAGGCTATCCCAGACGCTCTGCTCCTCTTGCTCCTTCAGCGCCTGCGCCACCGTGGACAAGGACTTCGGGGACCCAAAGCCCCGTAAGAGGGCTAACTCCTGCTCCATCTGA